In Aquamicrobium sp., a single genomic region encodes these proteins:
- the bcsS gene encoding cellulose biosynthesis protein BcsS: MGGGRGASRNLAACVAAAAFAAADARAGDAAPEREAARFDTVLFWGASTGAPGTDSADSSANIGFVTALNGDIGRSGWTITSSVGLGQTNAPLSRTKSFYSSLLVGHQWTLPGYYFSLSAGLHYRNNRERPSGSPTDGSDVGVTVQYGFDTSAVDALYLHSYGAWSTVADQVYFYLKAGRRTQRLRFGGEFTLSDDAWSRPTLRYGVFVGDIALAGPVSVTVSAGYLRHLEPGKSDGFYATAGFSMPLRLR; encoded by the coding sequence ATGGGAGGCGGAAGGGGCGCCAGTCGCAACCTTGCCGCGTGCGTGGCGGCGGCGGCTTTCGCCGCGGCGGACGCGCGCGCCGGCGACGCCGCGCCGGAGAGAGAGGCGGCGCGCTTCGACACCGTGCTGTTCTGGGGCGCGAGCACCGGCGCGCCGGGCACGGACAGCGCCGATTCCAGCGCCAATATCGGCTTCGTCACCGCGCTCAACGGCGACATCGGCCGCTCCGGCTGGACAATCACCTCGAGCGTCGGCCTCGGCCAGACGAACGCGCCGCTGAGCCGGACGAAATCCTTCTACTCGTCGCTGCTCGTCGGGCATCAGTGGACGCTGCCGGGCTATTACTTCTCGCTCTCGGCCGGCCTGCACTACCGCAACAACAGGGAGCGTCCGTCCGGCAGCCCGACCGACGGCAGCGATGTCGGCGTCACCGTCCAGTACGGCTTCGACACCAGCGCCGTCGACGCGCTCTACCTCCACTCCTACGGCGCCTGGTCCACCGTCGCCGACCAGGTCTATTTTTACCTGAAGGCCGGCCGCAGGACGCAGCGCCTGCGCTTCGGCGGCGAGTTCACCCTGTCGGACGACGCCTGGAGCCGCCCGACGCTGCGCTATGGCGTCTTCGTCGGCGACATCGCGCTTGCCGGCCCCGTCTCCGTGACCGTGTCGGCCGGTTATCTGCGGCATCTCGAACCGGGCAAGTCGGACGGCTTCTACGCCACCGCGGGCTTCTCGATGCCGCTCAGGCTACGCTGA
- a CDS encoding LysR family transcriptional regulator: MTLDQLRIFLAVAERGHMTRAAEALHMSQSAVSAAIAALEGQSRVALFNRVGRGIELSAAGEAFVSTARAVIAQAGLARTVLDDLANEPRGRLRLYASQTVASYWLPARLIRLHERFPHIEVSLTIGNTAQVASAVAAGSADLGFVEGDVSEENLKRRVVARDELVLVMSETHALAGATTLEAADYRGQAWILREKGSGTRSEFEAHLAQMGLAVADLDVALEIPSNEAVLSAVAAGSCVSMVSSRVAGSVRGICQRPVVWRDPPVRDFAVLTHPERHRTRAIEAMLGILDLNGRQAG, encoded by the coding sequence ATGACTCTCGACCAGCTCCGCATCTTCCTCGCCGTCGCCGAGCGCGGCCACATGACGCGCGCCGCCGAGGCGCTTCATATGAGCCAGTCGGCTGTGTCGGCCGCCATCGCCGCGCTGGAGGGGCAGAGCAGGGTGGCGCTGTTCAACCGGGTGGGCAGGGGCATCGAGCTCAGCGCCGCCGGCGAGGCGTTCGTCTCCACCGCGCGCGCGGTCATCGCCCAGGCCGGGCTCGCCCGCACCGTGCTCGACGACCTCGCCAACGAGCCGCGGGGGCGCCTGCGCCTTTATGCCAGCCAGACCGTGGCCAGCTACTGGCTGCCGGCCCGGCTGATCCGGCTTCACGAGCGCTTCCCGCACATCGAGGTGTCGCTGACCATCGGCAACACGGCGCAGGTGGCGAGCGCGGTGGCCGCCGGCAGCGCCGATCTCGGCTTCGTCGAGGGCGACGTGTCGGAGGAGAACCTCAAGCGGCGCGTGGTCGCCCGCGACGAGCTGGTGCTGGTGATGAGCGAGACCCACGCGCTGGCCGGCGCGACGACGCTGGAGGCGGCGGACTATCGCGGCCAGGCATGGATCCTGCGCGAGAAGGGGTCCGGCACCCGCTCGGAATTCGAGGCGCATCTGGCGCAGATGGGCCTTGCCGTCGCCGACCTCGACGTCGCGCTCGAAATCCCATCCAACGAGGCGGTGCTGAGCGCGGTCGCCGCCGGCTCGTGCGTCAGCATGGTCTCCAGCCGGGTGGCCGGCAGCGTGCGCGGCATATGCCAGCGCCCGGTGGTCTGGCGCGACCCGCCGGTGCGCGACTTCGCGGTGCTGACCCATCCCGAGCGCCACCGTACCCGCGCCATCGAGGCGATGCTCGGCATCCTCGACCTGAACGGCCGGCAGGCAGGATAG
- a CDS encoding M24 family metallopeptidase, with product MIDPTLASQRQSRLFAAMDEAGIDVAAIVPGPNFYFLTGVQFGLMERPTVLLVSRSGTGHAVIPLLERSRWQAAAPDVETVYWQDSDGYRDAFRTVAELVGPARIGVEGQRMRFFEAQALREAFAGAAIIDAHAAISRMRLHKDAAEIAALSKAIAISEAALADTLARAGAGMSETEFRKILLAAMLEHGADGPSFEPIVLSGPASADPHGTPSPERRLEKGQPLLVDYGAAFAGYAADITRTVFVGHAQAEHRDIYEAVRGANALGHQIARPGMTMDEYDRRVTQAMRDAGFADLVVHKTGHGLGLEVHEAPQVMIGNGQAMEPGIVFTLEPGLYRPGDIGVRIEDDMLVTEGGARALTGFDRSLTVIG from the coding sequence ATGATCGACCCGACGCTCGCCAGCCAACGCCAGTCCCGCCTGTTCGCTGCCATGGACGAGGCGGGCATCGACGTCGCCGCGATCGTTCCGGGGCCGAACTTCTATTTCCTCACCGGGGTTCAGTTCGGACTGATGGAGCGGCCGACCGTCCTCCTCGTCTCGCGCTCAGGGACGGGGCACGCGGTCATTCCCCTGCTCGAAAGATCGCGCTGGCAGGCTGCCGCGCCGGATGTCGAGACCGTCTACTGGCAGGATTCCGACGGCTATCGGGACGCGTTCCGCACGGTCGCGGAGCTGGTCGGACCGGCGCGGATCGGCGTCGAGGGCCAGCGCATGCGCTTCTTCGAGGCACAGGCGCTGCGCGAGGCGTTTGCCGGCGCGGCGATCATCGACGCCCATGCCGCGATCTCGCGCATGCGCCTGCACAAGGACGCGGCGGAGATCGCCGCGCTGTCGAAGGCGATCGCCATCAGCGAGGCGGCGCTCGCCGATACGCTGGCCCGCGCCGGGGCGGGGATGAGCGAGACCGAGTTCCGGAAAATACTGCTCGCCGCCATGCTGGAGCACGGCGCCGACGGCCCGTCCTTCGAGCCGATCGTGCTCAGCGGTCCGGCCTCGGCCGATCCGCACGGCACGCCCTCGCCGGAACGCAGGCTGGAGAAGGGCCAGCCGCTGCTTGTCGACTACGGCGCGGCCTTCGCCGGCTATGCCGCGGACATCACCCGCACTGTCTTCGTCGGCCACGCGCAGGCGGAACACCGCGACATCTACGAGGCGGTGCGCGGCGCCAACGCGCTCGGCCACCAGATCGCCCGGCCGGGCATGACCATGGACGAGTACGACCGCCGCGTGACGCAGGCGATGAGGGACGCCGGCTTCGCCGACCTCGTCGTCCACAAGACCGGCCACGGCCTCGGGCTCGAGGTCCACGAGGCGCCGCAAGTGATGATCGGCAACGGGCAGGCGATGGAGCCGGGCATCGTCTTCACCCTCGAACCCGGCCTCTACCGCCCCGGCGACATCGGCGTGCGCATCGAGGACGATATGCTGGTGACGGAAGGCGGCGCGCGCGCGCTGACCGGGTTCGATCGCAGCCTGACCGTGATCGGCTGA
- a CDS encoding GntR family transcriptional regulator, whose product MKRPQDGQDIGNRVGNGDAATGTARRRERGFAAVYEEMREDILTLRIEPGSAIDEVGLAARFGLSRTPVREALLMLSREALVQFLPSRSAIVAPHSMGNAHEYFDTLALLSRAVTRLAAEVRGEGDIARIAAARAQYEAAVAGNETDAVVAADLAFHRAIAEASGNGFLANFYSLTLDYGRRMLLLYYYPHFDAAERAARGADHRAMAGAIAAGDGPAAEAAASRHVMAELRIIQRGFEPDAGLRFSLDP is encoded by the coding sequence ATGAAACGGCCGCAGGACGGGCAGGACATCGGCAACAGGGTGGGCAACGGGGACGCGGCGACGGGAACGGCGCGCCGGCGCGAGCGCGGCTTCGCTGCCGTCTACGAGGAGATGCGCGAGGACATCCTGACGCTGAGGATCGAGCCCGGCAGCGCCATCGACGAGGTCGGGCTGGCGGCGCGGTTCGGCCTGTCGCGCACGCCGGTGCGCGAGGCGCTGCTGATGCTGTCGCGCGAGGCGCTGGTGCAGTTCCTGCCGAGCCGCAGCGCCATCGTCGCCCCGCACTCGATGGGCAACGCGCATGAGTATTTCGACACGCTGGCGCTGCTGTCGCGCGCCGTGACGCGCCTTGCGGCGGAAGTGCGCGGCGAGGGCGACATCGCCCGGATCGCGGCGGCGCGGGCGCAGTACGAGGCTGCCGTCGCAGGGAACGAAACCGACGCCGTCGTCGCCGCCGACCTCGCCTTCCACCGTGCCATCGCCGAGGCGAGCGGCAACGGCTTCCTCGCCAATTTCTACAGCCTGACGCTCGACTACGGCCGCCGCATGCTGCTGCTCTACTACTACCCGCATTTCGACGCGGCCGAGCGGGCGGCGCGCGGCGCCGACCACCGCGCCATGGCCGGGGCCATCGCCGCCGGCGACGGGCCGGCGGCCGAGGCCGCGGCGAGCCGCCATGTGATGGCCGAGCTGCGGATCATCCAGCGCGGGTTCGAGCCCGATGCCGGGCTGCGCTTCTCGCTCGACCCCTGA
- a CDS encoding ABC transporter substrate-binding protein: MKLMKALLTATAMTFAIAGAAEAKTLVYCSEGSPEGFDPAPWTAGTSFDASSRAIYNRLIEFAPGSTETQPGLAESWETSDDGMEITFHLRQGVKFHTTPWFTPTREFNADDVIFSFQRQQDKSSPWYEYTAGIAWEYFDSTGMASAIKEIVRVDDHTVKFVLTRADATILATFPMDFASIMSKEYADQLDAAGTRERLNTQPVGTGAFTFVDYQQDAVIRYQAFADYWDGKQPIDDLIFAITVDPGVRQQKLVAGECDIIPYPNPADIEGLKGNSNLTVMQQEGFNIGYLAYNTRQAPFDKPEVRRALNKAINKQAIIDAVFQGTGQAAVAPIPPTSWGYNDALVDDPYDPEAAKAELEAAGVTGLKMKVWAMPVQRPYNPNARRMAELIQADFAAVGVEVEIVSMEWGEYLAQSSSVDRDGAVLLGWTGDNADPDNFLSVLLGCDGVGANNRAQWCHQPYEDLIQKAKVTFDEAERKALYDEAQVIFKEEAPWATIAHSIVTMPMRNTVQNFKQDPLGIHRFVGVDKSE; this comes from the coding sequence ATGAAACTGATGAAGGCGCTTTTGACCGCCACCGCGATGACCTTCGCCATCGCCGGCGCGGCCGAGGCCAAGACGCTGGTCTATTGCAGCGAAGGCTCGCCCGAAGGCTTCGACCCGGCCCCGTGGACGGCCGGAACGAGCTTCGACGCGTCCTCGCGCGCGATCTACAACCGGCTGATCGAGTTCGCCCCCGGCAGCACCGAGACCCAGCCCGGCCTCGCCGAGAGCTGGGAGACCTCGGACGACGGGATGGAGATCACCTTCCACCTGCGCCAGGGCGTCAAGTTCCACACCACGCCCTGGTTCACGCCGACGCGCGAGTTCAACGCCGACGACGTGATCTTCTCGTTCCAGCGCCAGCAGGACAAGTCCAGCCCCTGGTACGAATACACCGCCGGCATCGCCTGGGAGTATTTCGACTCCACCGGCATGGCCAGCGCCATCAAGGAGATCGTCCGCGTCGACGACCACACGGTCAAGTTCGTGCTGACCCGCGCCGACGCCACCATCCTCGCCACCTTCCCGATGGACTTCGCCTCCATCATGTCGAAGGAATATGCCGACCAGCTCGACGCCGCCGGCACGCGCGAGCGGCTGAACACGCAACCCGTCGGCACCGGCGCCTTCACCTTCGTCGACTACCAGCAGGACGCGGTGATCCGCTACCAGGCCTTCGCCGACTACTGGGACGGCAAGCAGCCGATCGACGACCTGATCTTCGCCATCACCGTCGATCCGGGCGTGCGCCAGCAGAAGCTGGTGGCCGGCGAGTGCGACATCATCCCCTACCCCAACCCGGCCGACATCGAGGGCCTGAAGGGCAATTCCAACCTGACGGTGATGCAGCAGGAAGGCTTCAACATCGGCTATCTGGCCTACAACACCCGCCAGGCGCCGTTCGACAAGCCCGAGGTGCGCCGCGCGCTGAACAAGGCGATCAACAAGCAGGCGATCATCGACGCCGTGTTCCAGGGCACCGGCCAGGCGGCCGTCGCGCCGATCCCGCCGACCTCGTGGGGCTATAACGATGCGCTCGTCGACGATCCCTACGACCCCGAGGCGGCCAAGGCCGAGCTCGAGGCGGCGGGCGTCACCGGCCTCAAGATGAAGGTGTGGGCGATGCCGGTGCAGCGCCCCTACAACCCCAACGCGCGCCGCATGGCCGAGCTGATCCAGGCCGATTTCGCCGCGGTCGGCGTCGAGGTCGAGATCGTGTCGATGGAATGGGGCGAGTATCTGGCCCAGTCCTCGTCGGTCGACCGCGACGGCGCGGTGCTGCTCGGCTGGACCGGCGACAACGCCGACCCGGACAACTTCCTTTCCGTGCTGCTCGGCTGCGACGGCGTCGGCGCCAACAACCGCGCCCAGTGGTGCCACCAGCCCTATGAGGACCTGATCCAGAAGGCCAAGGTCACCTTCGACGAGGCCGAGCGCAAGGCGCTCTACGACGAGGCGCAGGTCATCTTCAAAGAGGAGGCGCCGTGGGCGACCATCGCCCATTCGATCGTCACCATGCCGATGCGCAACACGGTCCAGAACTTCAAGCAGGACCCGCTCGGCATCCATCGCTTCGTCGGCGTGGACAAGTCCGAGTAA
- a CDS encoding ABC transporter permease subunit, with translation MLRFTLSRLILVVPTFIGITLIAFIFIRMLPGDPVLLMAGERGVSPERHAELMAQFGFDKPMWRQYVDYIGQLLKGDFGSSISTKRPVLDDFMLLFPATLELSLCAIIVAVVLGIPAGVFAAVKRGTWLDQSIMGVALVGYSMPIFWWGLLLIIFFSGYLGWTPVSGRISLMYFFPQVTGFMLIDSLISGQAGAFKSALTYLILPTVVLATIPLAVIARQTRSAMLEVLGEDYVRTARAKGLPPFRVIGVHALRNAMIPVITTIGLQVGVLLAGAILTETIFSWPGIGKWMVDSVFKRDYAVVQGGLMLIAAVIMIVNLVVDLLYGWVNPRVRHK, from the coding sequence ATGCTGCGTTTCACTCTTAGCCGCCTCATCCTGGTCGTCCCGACCTTCATCGGCATCACGCTGATCGCCTTCATCTTCATCCGCATGCTGCCCGGCGACCCGGTGCTGCTGATGGCCGGCGAGCGCGGCGTCTCGCCCGAGCGCCATGCCGAGCTGATGGCGCAGTTCGGCTTCGACAAGCCGATGTGGCGGCAATATGTCGACTATATCGGCCAGCTGCTCAAGGGCGACTTCGGCTCGTCCATCTCGACCAAGCGGCCGGTGCTCGATGACTTCATGCTGCTCTTCCCGGCAACGCTGGAGCTTTCGCTCTGCGCCATCATCGTCGCCGTCGTGCTCGGCATTCCCGCCGGCGTCTTCGCCGCGGTGAAACGCGGGACCTGGCTCGACCAGTCGATCATGGGCGTTGCCCTCGTCGGCTATTCGATGCCGATCTTCTGGTGGGGCCTGCTGCTCATCATCTTCTTCTCCGGTTATCTCGGCTGGACACCGGTCTCGGGGCGCATCTCGCTGATGTACTTCTTCCCGCAGGTCACCGGTTTCATGCTGATCGACAGCCTGATCTCCGGGCAGGCGGGGGCGTTCAAATCGGCGCTGACCTACCTGATCCTGCCGACGGTCGTCCTTGCGACGATCCCGCTCGCCGTCATCGCCCGCCAGACCCGTTCGGCCATGCTCGAAGTGCTCGGCGAGGACTATGTCCGCACCGCCCGCGCCAAGGGCCTGCCGCCGTTCCGGGTCATCGGCGTGCATGCGCTGCGCAACGCGATGATCCCCGTCATCACCACGATCGGCCTTCAGGTCGGCGTGCTGCTCGCGGGCGCCATCCTTACCGAGACGATCTTCTCCTGGCCGGGCATCGGCAAGTGGATGGTCGACAGTGTCTTCAAGCGCGACTATGCCGTGGTGCAGGGTGGCTTGATGCTGATCGCTGCCGTCATCATGATCGTCAACCTCGTGGTCGACCTGCTTTACGGCTGGGTCAACCCGCGCGTGCGGCACAAGTGA
- a CDS encoding ABC transporter permease subunit, whose translation MQPVSPFFENWHYFTRSRGAVVGLGVFMAMVAIAVLAPWIAPHDPAAQFRDALLVPPAWTENGRAAFLLGTDAVGRDILSRLIYGARFSLFIGLVVVTLSVVSGVLIGLIAGYFRGKVDTFIMRIMDIILAFPSLLLALVLVAVLGPGLLNAMIAISLVNQPHFVRLTRAAVMTEKSKDYVVGSKVAGAGTLRLMFLTILPNCLAPLIVQATLAFSAAILDAAALGFLGMGAQPPTPEWGTMLAEAREFIQRAWWVVTFPGLAILITVLAINLMGDGLRDALDPKLKRS comes from the coding sequence ATGCAGCCGGTCTCGCCCTTCTTCGAGAACTGGCACTATTTCACCCGGAGCCGCGGCGCCGTCGTCGGCCTCGGCGTGTTCATGGCCATGGTCGCCATCGCCGTGCTGGCGCCGTGGATCGCGCCGCACGACCCGGCGGCTCAGTTTCGCGACGCGCTGCTGGTGCCGCCGGCCTGGACCGAGAACGGCCGCGCCGCGTTCCTGCTCGGCACAGACGCGGTCGGCCGCGACATCCTCTCGCGCCTCATCTACGGCGCGCGCTTCTCGCTCTTCATCGGTCTCGTCGTCGTGACGCTTTCGGTGGTCTCGGGTGTGCTGATCGGTCTTATCGCCGGCTATTTCCGCGGCAAGGTCGATACGTTCATCATGCGCATCATGGACATCATCCTGGCGTTCCCCTCGCTGCTGCTTGCCCTCGTGCTGGTGGCGGTTCTGGGGCCGGGCCTCTTGAACGCCATGATCGCCATCTCGCTCGTCAACCAGCCGCACTTCGTGCGCCTGACGCGCGCGGCCGTGATGACCGAGAAGTCGAAGGACTATGTCGTCGGCTCGAAGGTCGCGGGCGCCGGCACGCTGCGCCTGATGTTCCTCACCATCCTGCCGAATTGCCTCGCTCCACTCATCGTCCAGGCGACGCTCGCCTTCTCGGCGGCGATCCTCGACGCGGCGGCGCTCGGCTTCCTCGGCATGGGCGCGCAGCCGCCGACGCCGGAATGGGGCACGATGCTCGCCGAAGCGCGCGAATTCATCCAGCGCGCCTGGTGGGTCGTCACCTTCCCCGGCCTTGCCATCCTCATCACCGTGCTGGCCATCAACCTCATGGGTGACGGCCTGCGCGACGCCCTCGATCCCAAGCTGAAGCGGAGCTGA
- a CDS encoding ABC transporter ATP-binding protein, which produces MALLEIRNLTVSFETAAGRFHAVKGLDISVDAGEVLAIVGESGSGKSVAMLAVMGLLPPTADVSADAMLFEGRDILKLSPAERRRLSGRDMAMIFQEPIASLNPCFTVGFQIMETLARHTPLDAAARKRRAIELLDAVGIPAPEARLSSFPHQMSGGQCQRVMIAIATACNPRLLIADEPTTALDVTIQKQILDLLLRLQIENGMALVLITHDMGVVAETADRVVVQYRGSKMEDADVLSLFENPQNPYTSALLAALPENAGDGRLPTVAATASWETPA; this is translated from the coding sequence ATGGCGCTGCTCGAAATCCGCAACCTCACCGTGTCGTTCGAGACCGCTGCCGGCCGCTTCCACGCCGTGAAAGGGCTCGACATCTCGGTCGATGCCGGCGAGGTGCTGGCCATCGTCGGCGAATCCGGCTCCGGCAAGTCGGTGGCGATGCTGGCGGTGATGGGCCTGCTGCCGCCGACGGCGGACGTCAGCGCCGACGCGATGCTGTTCGAGGGCCGCGATATCCTGAAACTGTCGCCGGCCGAGCGCCGCCGCCTCTCCGGCCGCGACATGGCGATGATCTTCCAGGAGCCGATCGCCAGCCTCAATCCCTGCTTCACCGTCGGCTTCCAGATCATGGAGACGCTGGCGCGCCACACGCCCCTCGACGCCGCCGCGCGCAAGCGCCGGGCGATCGAGCTGCTCGACGCCGTCGGCATCCCCGCCCCCGAGGCGCGGCTTTCCTCCTTCCCGCACCAGATGTCGGGCGGCCAGTGCCAGCGCGTCATGATCGCCATCGCCACCGCCTGCAACCCGCGCCTGCTGATCGCCGACGAGCCGACCACCGCGCTCGACGTCACCATCCAGAAGCAGATCCTCGACCTGCTGCTGCGGCTCCAGATCGAGAACGGCATGGCGCTCGTCCTCATCACCCACGACATGGGCGTGGTCGCCGAGACCGCCGACCGCGTGGTCGTCCAGTATCGCGGCAGCAAGATGGAGGACGCGGACGTGCTCTCGCTGTTCGAAAACCCGCAGAACCCCTATACGAGCGCGCTGCTCGCCGCCCTGCCAGAGAATGCCGGAGACGGGCGGCTGCCCACCGTCGCCGCCACCGCGAGCTGGGAGACGCCGGCATGA
- a CDS encoding ABC transporter ATP-binding protein — protein MSAVPVLQTRGIVRDYESGGLFGGRRVVRALKGIDLSVERGRTLAIVGESGCGKSTLARIITMIDAPTAGELLIEGKTIDIRAGVSKAMRRKVQIVFQNPYGSLNPRQKIGDVLGEPLKLNTPLSAAERRDKAMQMLLRVGLGPEHFNRYPHMFSGGQRQRIAIARSLMVNPELLVLDEPVSALDLSVQAQILNLLQDLQDEFNLTYVFISHDLSVVRHVADDVMVMQMGEVVEYRPRDAIFAAPEHPYTRVLFAATPRIDPARIRARLAAKSARVAAAG, from the coding sequence ATGAGCGCGGTTCCGGTTCTTCAGACGCGCGGGATCGTGCGCGACTACGAGAGCGGCGGCCTCTTCGGCGGCCGGCGCGTGGTGCGGGCGCTGAAGGGCATCGACCTTTCCGTCGAGCGGGGCAGGACGCTCGCCATCGTCGGCGAATCCGGCTGCGGCAAGTCGACCCTCGCGCGCATCATCACAATGATCGACGCGCCGACGGCAGGAGAGCTGCTGATCGAGGGAAAGACGATCGACATCCGCGCCGGGGTATCGAAGGCGATGCGCCGCAAGGTGCAGATCGTCTTCCAGAACCCTTATGGCTCGCTCAACCCGCGCCAGAAGATCGGCGACGTGCTCGGCGAGCCACTGAAGCTCAACACGCCGCTATCGGCGGCCGAGCGGCGCGACAAGGCGATGCAGATGCTGCTGCGCGTCGGCCTCGGCCCCGAGCATTTCAACCGCTATCCGCACATGTTCTCCGGCGGCCAGCGCCAGCGCATCGCCATCGCCCGCTCGCTGATGGTCAATCCCGAACTGCTGGTGCTCGACGAGCCGGTCTCGGCGCTCGACCTGTCCGTGCAGGCGCAGATCCTCAACCTGTTGCAGGACCTCCAGGACGAGTTCAACCTGACCTACGTCTTCATCTCGCACGACCTTTCGGTCGTGCGCCACGTCGCCGACGACGTCATGGTGATGCAGATGGGCGAGGTGGTCGAATACCGCCCGCGCGACGCCATCTTCGCCGCGCCCGAACATCCCTACACCAGGGTGCTGTTCGCAGCGACGCCGCGCATCGACCCCGCCCGCATCCGCGCGAGGCTGGCCGCCAAGTCCGCGCGAGTCGCGGCGGCGGGATAG
- a CDS encoding branched-chain amino acid ABC transporter substrate-binding protein, whose protein sequence is MKRILAASTMLGVVVAGPAWAEIKIATAGPMTGQYASFGAQMKAGAELAVEHINAAGGVNGEQLKLEIGDDACDPKQAVAVANQFAGSGVVLVAGHFCSGSSIPASAVYAEEGIIQISPASTNPVYTDERPGPGIFRMCGRDDQQGEIAGQFIHERFPDKKVAFIHDKTAYGQGLADATMAAYEAAGGKPALYEAYTAGEKDYTALVSKLKAEGVGVLHVGGYHTEAGLIARQMREQGMDTVLMSGDGLTTEEYWAITGESGEGTLMTFSPDPRKNPDAAPLVEQFRAKGVEPEGYVLYTYASVQAWAEAANTAGTTEFDAVVKALNEGTFKTVLGESGFDDKGDVKLPGYVIYEWKAGKYDYLEN, encoded by the coding sequence ATGAAACGGATTCTTGCAGCCAGCACCATGCTGGGCGTCGTCGTCGCCGGTCCGGCCTGGGCCGAGATCAAGATCGCCACCGCCGGTCCGATGACCGGGCAGTACGCCTCGTTCGGCGCGCAGATGAAGGCGGGCGCCGAGCTCGCGGTCGAGCACATCAACGCCGCCGGCGGCGTCAATGGCGAGCAGTTGAAGCTCGAGATCGGCGACGACGCCTGCGACCCGAAGCAGGCTGTCGCGGTCGCCAACCAGTTCGCGGGCTCCGGCGTCGTCCTCGTCGCCGGCCATTTCTGCTCGGGCTCGTCGATCCCGGCCTCGGCCGTCTATGCCGAGGAAGGCATCATCCAGATCTCGCCGGCCTCGACCAACCCGGTCTATACCGACGAGCGCCCCGGCCCCGGCATCTTCCGCATGTGCGGCCGCGACGACCAGCAGGGCGAGATCGCCGGCCAGTTCATCCACGAGCGGTTCCCGGACAAGAAGGTGGCGTTCATCCACGACAAGACCGCCTACGGCCAGGGCCTCGCCGACGCGACCATGGCGGCCTATGAGGCGGCGGGCGGCAAGCCGGCGCTCTACGAGGCCTACACCGCCGGCGAGAAGGACTACACCGCGCTCGTCTCCAAGCTGAAGGCCGAGGGCGTCGGCGTGCTGCATGTCGGCGGATACCACACCGAGGCCGGGCTGATCGCCCGCCAGATGCGCGAGCAGGGCATGGACACGGTGCTGATGTCCGGCGACGGCCTGACGACGGAGGAATACTGGGCGATCACCGGCGAGTCCGGCGAAGGCACGCTGATGACCTTCTCGCCCGACCCGCGCAAGAACCCGGACGCCGCGCCGCTGGTCGAGCAGTTCCGTGCCAAGGGCGTCGAGCCGGAAGGCTACGTGCTCTACACCTACGCCTCGGTGCAGGCCTGGGCCGAGGCGGCCAACACCGCCGGCACGACCGAGTTCGACGCGGTGGTCAAGGCGCTGAACGAAGGCACCTTCAAGACCGTGCTCGGCGAGTCGGGCTTCGACGACAAGGGCGACGTCAAGCTGCCCGGCTACGTCATCTACGAGTGGAAGGCCGGCAAGTACGACTATCTGGAGAACTAG